The Thalassotalea psychrophila genome window below encodes:
- a CDS encoding OmpP1/FadL family transporter: MKNLCLLTLFTGVLSSTVHASSLYLTELNTTDVSLAGAGISARAADASTAFTNPAGMTRLTEDQYEAMLMPIYVSLDFDLNEDATSQGHTNNSEAVLPSGGAYYANKVNDDFSWGLALVGYFGLGLEYGIEWAGRYYIDESILQTLGLQPSVAYKVNDKWSVGAGVVVGYSTLRQTLAVNNLDPQLGDGKITLEDSEVSYQFNFGVLYELSQSTRFGMQYLTETDLDFDDVASVKNIGPFYQGIFNRSGLTGSSVDITMTLPQSINLSAFHQINSHWNMLASASWQEWSKFGTLNIYIDANEGIQSTLEKNFDDVVAASIGGQYQWSDTLQLSFGTTYQSSMVEDKYRTPDLPLSDSVRLGFGTKLDLDEQSSLKIGYELLWLGDIKLDQERGPLTGRLAGEYKDSAMHFFSIGYSSNF; the protein is encoded by the coding sequence ATGAAGAACCTATGTTTGTTAACCTTGTTTACCGGTGTTTTATCATCAACGGTACATGCCAGTAGTTTGTATCTAACTGAATTAAATACAACAGACGTTTCCTTAGCTGGAGCAGGAATATCTGCTCGTGCTGCGGATGCTTCTACCGCTTTTACCAATCCCGCAGGTATGACTCGGCTAACTGAAGATCAGTACGAGGCGATGCTAATGCCGATCTATGTCTCTCTTGATTTTGATTTAAATGAAGATGCAACATCCCAAGGCCATACAAATAATTCAGAAGCAGTGCTTCCCAGTGGTGGTGCTTACTACGCTAACAAAGTAAACGATGATTTTTCATGGGGGCTGGCTCTGGTCGGTTATTTTGGTCTAGGCCTTGAATATGGAATTGAGTGGGCCGGACGATATTATATTGATGAATCAATATTACAAACCTTGGGTCTGCAGCCATCGGTGGCATACAAGGTAAACGATAAATGGTCTGTAGGTGCTGGGGTGGTGGTTGGGTATTCCACCTTAAGGCAAACCTTAGCGGTTAATAACCTAGACCCGCAACTTGGTGATGGAAAGATTACCCTTGAGGACAGTGAAGTATCTTATCAATTTAATTTTGGGGTTTTGTACGAGCTAAGTCAATCAACCCGTTTTGGCATGCAATATTTAACCGAAACAGATTTAGACTTTGATGATGTAGCTTCGGTAAAAAATATTGGCCCGTTTTACCAAGGAATATTCAACCGCAGTGGCTTAACGGGCAGTTCTGTTGATATCACCATGACTCTTCCGCAATCGATAAACCTTAGTGCATTTCATCAAATAAATAGCCATTGGAATATGCTTGCCAGTGCATCTTGGCAGGAGTGGTCTAAATTTGGCACATTAAATATCTATATTGATGCCAATGAAGGGATTCAATCAACGTTAGAAAAAAACTTTGATGATGTTGTTGCAGCTTCAATTGGTGGCCAATATCAATGGAGTGACACCTTACAGCTCAGCTTTGGAACAACCTATCAAAGCTCTATGGTTGAAGACAAATATCGCACACCAGATTTACCTTTATCTGACAGTGTCCGTTTAGGTTTTGGTACTAAGCTTGACCTTGACGAACAGTCATCATTAAAAATTGGTTATGAATTATTATGGTTAGGTGATATTAAGCTAGACCAAGAGCGAGGCCCTCTTACTGGACGGTTAGCGGGTGAATACAAAGATTCAGCCATGCATTTTTTCAGCATAGGGTACAGTTCTAATTTTTAA